In a genomic window of Brucella anthropi ATCC 49188:
- a CDS encoding ABC transporter ATP-binding protein, whose translation MVAESSFLQLKALTKLYGNNYRAVDDLHLDLPRGKLLGLLGPSGCGKTTTLRMIAGLASISDGNILIDGNDISHRPPHQRDIGLVFQNYALFPHMTVAENVAFGLDMRKVGKAEAKKRVEEALEMVRLPGYGSRKPKEMSGGQQQRVALARALVIRPRILLLDEPLSNLDAKLRDDMRIEIREIQKRLDITTVFVTHDQVEALTMCDVVGVMDSGKLAQLGSPEEIYEKPSSLFVAKFVGRANVHNCEIVDENVCRLGSGTYRCNTHGKSRGSGQIAIRPHRINLTPNRDRNLVSVVTNSAHGVVERTTYIGDIVQYDIEIEGACLKVEVPTASAGHAFHTGDRLLCEWKPEDMLVFGS comes from the coding sequence ATGGTAGCAGAAAGCTCATTTCTACAGTTGAAGGCCCTCACCAAGCTTTACGGTAACAACTACCGGGCAGTGGACGATCTTCATCTCGATCTGCCGCGCGGAAAACTGCTTGGCCTCCTCGGTCCATCCGGTTGCGGCAAGACGACGACTTTGCGCATGATTGCAGGTCTCGCCTCGATCTCGGACGGCAACATCCTGATTGATGGCAACGATATTTCGCACAGGCCGCCCCATCAGCGCGATATCGGTCTGGTTTTCCAGAACTACGCCCTGTTCCCACACATGACCGTGGCCGAAAATGTCGCTTTCGGTCTCGATATGCGTAAGGTCGGCAAGGCCGAAGCAAAGAAGCGCGTTGAGGAAGCACTCGAAATGGTGCGGCTTCCCGGCTACGGTTCGCGCAAGCCCAAGGAGATGTCCGGTGGTCAGCAGCAGCGCGTGGCGCTGGCGCGTGCGCTGGTCATCCGTCCGCGCATTCTTCTGCTGGATGAGCCCCTGTCCAATCTGGATGCGAAGTTGCGCGACGACATGCGGATCGAAATCCGCGAGATTCAGAAGCGCCTCGACATCACGACGGTTTTCGTCACGCATGATCAGGTCGAAGCACTGACAATGTGCGACGTCGTCGGCGTGATGGATAGCGGCAAGCTGGCACAGCTCGGCTCGCCGGAAGAAATCTATGAGAAGCCATCCTCCCTGTTTGTGGCCAAATTTGTCGGACGCGCCAATGTCCACAATTGCGAGATCGTTGACGAAAATGTCTGCCGTCTGGGCAGCGGCACCTATCGCTGCAACACGCATGGAAAGTCACGCGGGTCAGGGCAGATCGCCATTCGTCCGCATCGCATCAATCTCACACCCAACCGCGATCGCAATCTTGTCAGTGTCGTAACCAACAGCGCCCACGGCGTGGTCGAGCGCACGACCTATATCGGTGACATCGTTCAATATGACATCGAGATTGAGGGCGCCTGCCTGAAAGTAGAAGTGCCAACCGCCAGTGCAGGACATGCATTCCATACCGGCGACCGGCTGCTGTGCGAATGGAAGCCGGAAGACATGCTGGTTTTCGGGAGCTGA
- a CDS encoding carbon-nitrogen hydrolase family protein, with protein MKISLIQTSPQTDKADNLRITRGLMEDAVRTDSPDLIVLPEYFEYYGGTPEEKLAAAESVPGGPAYKMAQDFAREHKVFVHAGTLMEKVPNEKRIYNSTFVFNREGKEIAHYRKIHMFDIVGPDGTAYKESATVKPGENVVVYDLDGFKVGCAICYDIRFAELYLELEKAGADVIVLPAAFTLQTGKDHWEVLARARAIETQTYFAACGQTGSTVSNGERRHTYGHSLVCDPWGHVVARASDGVGFVTARIERAQIERVRSLIPMVSHRRIGKQLQACA; from the coding sequence ATGAAGATTAGCCTGATCCAAACGAGCCCGCAGACCGACAAGGCAGACAACCTGCGTATTACGCGGGGATTGATGGAAGATGCCGTGCGCACGGATTCTCCGGACCTGATCGTGCTGCCCGAGTATTTCGAATATTACGGTGGTACTCCGGAAGAAAAACTTGCGGCAGCCGAGAGCGTTCCCGGTGGCCCTGCCTACAAGATGGCGCAGGACTTTGCTCGCGAGCACAAGGTCTTCGTCCATGCCGGAACCTTGATGGAAAAGGTTCCAAACGAAAAGCGCATCTACAATTCCACCTTCGTCTTTAATCGCGAAGGCAAGGAGATTGCGCATTATCGCAAGATCCATATGTTCGACATCGTCGGGCCGGATGGGACGGCATATAAGGAATCCGCAACCGTCAAGCCGGGCGAGAATGTCGTCGTCTATGACCTCGACGGGTTCAAGGTCGGCTGCGCGATCTGCTACGACATCCGCTTTGCCGAACTTTATCTGGAGCTGGAAAAGGCCGGTGCCGATGTCATCGTGCTTCCCGCCGCATTCACGCTGCAAACCGGCAAGGACCACTGGGAAGTGCTGGCGCGTGCCCGTGCCATCGAAACCCAGACCTATTTTGCCGCCTGCGGCCAGACCGGCAGCACGGTTTCGAATGGCGAACGGCGTCATACCTATGGTCACTCGCTCGTCTGCGATCCGTGGGGCCACGTTGTGGCGCGCGCGTCAGACGGTGTCGGCTTCGTGACGGCGCGCATCGAGCGCGCGCAGATCGAACGTGTGCGTTCGCTCATCCCCATGGTCAGCCATCGCCGTATCGGCAAGCAGTTGCAAGCCTGCGCATAG
- a CDS encoding LysR family transcriptional regulator, translating into MNIRFLETVIWLSELRNFRATAARLNMTPAAISNRIGAMEQELGFRLFDRDARDVNLTAEGEAFVEGARDVVRRYHDLVESLSPQNGLEGTLKIGIVPSLAMTILPGILDIVRQRYPQIRISITTSSSKGIVQKLEQRELDIVFAIKPEPTPNLRIVDICTFGMFWISRSNQFPGGAEDMLSRDDLLGCNLISYESGSYNYQQIINYFTEERLKDATVHYSNSLTTTINMISAGVGISVIPPVVIQKELRTGELQVLNTNAVFPATSYSAIYLESAATRLITLVANIAREAGRNFSGNFSDSLAYQD; encoded by the coding sequence ATGAATATCCGTTTTCTGGAAACGGTGATCTGGTTGTCGGAACTGCGTAATTTCCGGGCGACGGCGGCTCGCCTCAATATGACCCCGGCGGCGATATCCAATCGTATCGGCGCGATGGAGCAGGAACTGGGGTTCCGGCTCTTCGACCGCGATGCCCGCGACGTCAATCTGACGGCGGAAGGCGAAGCCTTTGTCGAGGGCGCGCGCGATGTCGTACGCCGTTATCATGATCTGGTGGAAAGTCTGAGTCCGCAAAACGGGCTTGAAGGCACGCTGAAGATTGGCATCGTTCCGAGCCTCGCCATGACCATATTGCCGGGCATTCTCGATATCGTCCGCCAGCGCTACCCGCAGATACGCATCTCGATCACGACCTCCTCATCGAAAGGGATCGTGCAGAAGCTGGAGCAGCGGGAACTCGACATCGTTTTCGCCATCAAGCCCGAGCCTACGCCCAACCTGCGCATCGTCGACATATGCACTTTCGGCATGTTCTGGATATCGCGCAGCAATCAGTTTCCGGGCGGGGCTGAAGACATGCTGTCACGCGATGACCTGCTTGGCTGCAATCTCATTTCCTATGAGAGCGGTTCCTATAATTATCAGCAGATCATCAATTATTTCACGGAAGAGCGCCTGAAAGACGCGACCGTTCATTATTCCAATTCGCTCACCACGACGATCAACATGATTTCAGCTGGTGTCGGTATTTCCGTCATTCCGCCGGTGGTGATCCAGAAAGAGCTTCGGACAGGTGAGCTGCAGGTGCTGAATACCAATGCCGTTTTCCCGGCGACGAGCTATAGCGCTATTTATCTCGAAAGCGCAGCGACGCGCCTGATCACGCTTGTGGCCAATATCGCCCGTGAAGCCGGGCGCAATTTCAGCGGCAATTTCAGTGATAGTCTGGCCTATCAGGACTAG
- a CDS encoding ABC transporter permease gives MTAITSTDIIPAKSSRRRRYSLVAVALLLPMALINLIAFIAPVAHLAQISFLQSESGGVLTDRYTFENYINFFTDSFNWGLVFNSLWLSAFITLATLICAYPIALFLHRVSPVWRNFLFVVTVSPLLVSSVVRTYGWMVLLGDQGLVNGALMNLGIISSPIRLVNNTLGVFIGMVEILIPYMALSLIAGFGRLNASLEEAAASLGANAFTRFRRIILPLTLPGIALGCLLCFVLAISSFITPKLLGGGRVFLLATEIYDQAVIQLEWPRAAATSVIVLIIFGLALMVYSRIARRID, from the coding sequence ATGACAGCGATCACATCGACCGACATCATCCCGGCAAAGTCATCAAGGCGCAGACGCTACAGCCTCGTCGCCGTTGCGCTTCTTCTGCCGATGGCCTTGATCAATCTCATTGCCTTCATTGCGCCGGTTGCCCACCTGGCGCAGATATCCTTCCTGCAGAGCGAGAGCGGCGGTGTCCTGACAGACCGCTATACGTTCGAGAATTATATCAATTTCTTCACCGACAGTTTCAATTGGGGTCTGGTGTTCAACTCGCTCTGGCTGAGCGCGTTCATCACGCTGGCAACGCTTATCTGTGCCTATCCGATTGCGCTTTTCCTGCACCGTGTTTCGCCGGTCTGGCGCAACTTCCTTTTCGTGGTGACGGTCTCGCCGCTGCTCGTCAGCAGCGTGGTGCGCACCTATGGCTGGATGGTGCTTCTCGGCGATCAGGGACTTGTCAATGGAGCCTTGATGAACCTCGGCATCATTTCCTCCCCCATCAGGCTCGTCAACAATACGCTCGGCGTATTCATCGGGATGGTGGAAATCCTGATCCCCTATATGGCGCTGTCGTTGATTGCCGGTTTCGGGCGCCTGAATGCCTCGCTTGAGGAGGCTGCGGCATCCCTCGGCGCCAATGCCTTCACGCGGTTTCGCCGGATCATCCTGCCACTCACCTTGCCGGGCATCGCACTTGGCTGCCTGCTTTGCTTCGTGCTGGCAATCAGCTCCTTCATCACACCGAAATTGCTTGGTGGCGGGCGCGTGTTCCTGCTGGCGACGGAAATCTACGACCAGGCTGTGATCCAGCTTGAATGGCCGCGAGCCGCCGCAACCTCCGTCATTGTCCTGATCATTTTCGGTCTCGCTTTGATGGTCTATTCCCGCATCGCACGTCGCATCGACTGA
- a CDS encoding GntR family transcriptional regulator gives MKIAEDHAPLYAKVETSLADDISAGALPAGSQLPPEDRLIERFGVSRTTVRKAIENLVARGLVEIRRGKGTFVAQPKVTQELTELTGFVEDMQALGRAPTARLLDTEIVPADADIARQLALPSGALVMRIRRVRLADGVAMSLDETYLPREIGEKIVTHDLDVEPIFTLLEDKYDLPLVEAEYRLEAVTASPDVAEALAVEPGSAVFLIERTSYTEGHRAIDYEKLHYRGDLISFVTRLARRPRGQK, from the coding sequence ATGAAAATCGCAGAAGATCATGCTCCGCTCTATGCCAAGGTGGAAACATCGCTGGCGGACGATATTTCGGCCGGTGCTCTGCCTGCTGGCAGTCAGCTTCCTCCAGAAGATCGCCTGATCGAACGTTTCGGAGTCAGCCGGACGACCGTTCGCAAGGCCATTGAGAATTTGGTCGCGCGTGGCCTTGTCGAAATTCGTCGCGGCAAGGGAACCTTCGTTGCCCAGCCCAAAGTCACGCAGGAATTGACGGAGCTGACCGGTTTCGTCGAAGACATGCAGGCGCTTGGCCGCGCGCCGACGGCACGATTGCTTGACACGGAGATAGTGCCAGCCGATGCAGACATTGCGCGCCAGCTCGCTCTGCCGTCCGGAGCTCTGGTGATGCGGATCCGGCGCGTTCGGCTTGCCGACGGCGTCGCCATGTCTCTGGATGAAACATATCTGCCACGTGAAATCGGTGAGAAGATTGTTACGCACGATCTGGACGTCGAGCCGATCTTCACACTGCTGGAAGACAAATATGATCTGCCGCTTGTCGAGGCGGAGTATCGGCTGGAGGCTGTCACTGCTTCGCCAGATGTTGCGGAGGCCCTCGCAGTCGAGCCGGGCAGCGCTGTCTTCCTGATCGAGCGCACGTCCTACACCGAGGGGCATCGGGCAATCGACTACGAAAAGCTTCACTATCGCGGTGATCTCATCAGCTTTGTCACTCGCCTGGCCCGGCGACCGCGCGGCCAAAAATAG
- a CDS encoding RraA family protein: MYTINPMPEQVAAGDLQLLSGVETATVGHWRFFGFMHRSIQPLLPKRRVVGTAVTIAIPGPDSTLLHHVTGMLRPGDILVVDRMGDDRYACWGGGVTIAAKASGAVAGIVDGPCTDLTEIEDSDFPMWARGISPITTRLYDLGGGINIPVSCGGVVVNPGDAILADESGVLVLPRDEVNAVASRALDIQDKGKVREASVKTGLKLGDVSGATKKILAHAGS; this comes from the coding sequence ATGTATACGATCAATCCCATGCCGGAGCAGGTTGCTGCCGGTGACCTCCAGCTTCTGTCGGGGGTCGAGACAGCCACTGTCGGACACTGGCGCTTCTTCGGTTTCATGCACCGTTCCATCCAGCCGCTCCTCCCGAAGCGCCGTGTGGTCGGCACTGCCGTCACCATCGCCATACCGGGCCCGGATTCCACCCTGCTTCACCACGTAACCGGAATGCTTCGCCCCGGCGATATTCTGGTGGTGGATCGGATGGGCGACGACCGCTATGCGTGCTGGGGCGGCGGTGTGACCATCGCTGCGAAGGCCTCGGGTGCGGTTGCTGGCATCGTGGATGGCCCGTGCACGGACCTGACGGAAATCGAGGATTCCGATTTTCCGATGTGGGCGAGGGGTATCTCGCCCATCACCACCCGGCTCTATGATCTGGGCGGTGGCATCAACATTCCGGTCTCTTGCGGCGGTGTGGTTGTCAATCCCGGTGATGCCATTCTGGCCGATGAGAGCGGGGTTCTGGTCCTGCCGCGGGACGAAGTGAACGCGGTTGCCTCGCGCGCGCTCGATATACAGGACAAGGGAAAGGTGCGTGAGGCTTCGGTGAAAACCGGCCTCAAGCTCGGTGACGTGTCTGGCGCCACCAAGAAAATTCTCGCCCACGCGGGAAGCTGA
- a CDS encoding HpcH/HpaI aldolase family protein, with protein sequence MENIALWMSQPHFSYLEIARTCGFSSFVLELEHGTFDLSTLDQFLAFTKAQGLSTLTKVLAPTPEAIQQALDFGSDGVIVPHILGVEHAHQVTKAAKYPLVGTRSYTGGRIFGYARPATDAFEKENRRTKCFAMIETAESLADVEKIIALDTVDGLFPGPSDLALARGRGAYAFNDDDKADLRRCATAARAAGKPWIMPAWTEAERRFAQEEGAAMLVVATQNMTLRQGMVSTVNMLKNEALVA encoded by the coding sequence ATGGAAAATATCGCCCTCTGGATGTCGCAACCGCATTTCAGCTATCTCGAAATTGCCCGGACCTGCGGCTTCTCATCCTTCGTGCTGGAACTCGAACACGGAACCTTCGACCTGTCGACGCTGGACCAGTTTCTGGCTTTCACCAAGGCGCAAGGTCTCTCCACCCTGACGAAGGTGCTGGCACCGACGCCAGAAGCCATTCAGCAGGCGCTGGACTTCGGATCGGATGGCGTCATCGTTCCGCATATCCTCGGTGTAGAACATGCGCATCAGGTTACGAAGGCTGCAAAATATCCGCTGGTCGGCACGCGTTCTTATACGGGTGGCCGCATTTTCGGCTATGCCCGCCCGGCGACCGATGCCTTCGAAAAAGAGAACAGGCGCACCAAATGCTTCGCCATGATCGAGACGGCGGAAAGTCTTGCCGACGTCGAGAAGATTATCGCGCTTGATACGGTTGACGGCTTGTTTCCCGGCCCTTCGGATCTGGCGCTTGCGCGTGGTCGGGGAGCCTACGCTTTCAATGATGACGACAAGGCCGATCTGCGCCGCTGTGCGACGGCTGCACGCGCTGCCGGGAAGCCATGGATCATGCCCGCCTGGACTGAAGCCGAACGGCGCTTCGCACAGGAAGAGGGCGCCGCGATGTTGGTCGTCGCTACCCAGAACATGACGCTTCGCCAGGGCATGGTTTCGACTGTGAACATGCTGAAAAACGAAGCCCTGGTTGCCTGA
- a CDS encoding ABC transporter permease: MIGSTSLPFRLLVGLLYLFLLAPILVVVPLSFSNDNYLTFPPQSWGVRWYAEMLHHETLIQAFWISLGIASVVTVLSLLAGIPAAYAIRRYQFRGREAVLNFFTAPLLLPSIVLGLAILLVFVRLELLGTFTGLVIAHLIVTTPYVIRIMITAFSTLPPSVEEAATMLGASPFTVFRRITLPLMMPGLVASAALSFLLSFDEVVISLFITGPRMTTLPVEIFNYVESRTDPMTASISVVLIAATLLIIFVIERTLGLSRTIGK; the protein is encoded by the coding sequence ATGATTGGTTCAACTTCATTGCCATTCCGCCTACTGGTCGGCCTGCTCTATCTGTTCCTGCTGGCCCCAATTCTGGTCGTCGTGCCGCTATCGTTCAGCAACGACAACTATCTCACCTTTCCGCCGCAGAGCTGGGGTGTGCGGTGGTATGCGGAAATGCTGCATCATGAAACGCTCATTCAGGCGTTCTGGATCAGCCTCGGCATTGCATCGGTCGTCACCGTCCTGTCGCTTCTGGCAGGTATCCCGGCGGCCTATGCCATCCGCCGTTATCAGTTCCGTGGACGCGAAGCGGTGCTGAACTTCTTTACCGCGCCGCTGCTTCTGCCTTCCATCGTGCTTGGCCTCGCCATTCTGCTGGTCTTCGTGCGGCTGGAACTGCTCGGCACGTTCACCGGTCTGGTGATCGCCCATCTGATCGTGACGACCCCTTACGTCATCCGCATCATGATAACGGCGTTCTCGACACTGCCGCCATCGGTTGAAGAGGCGGCCACGATGCTGGGTGCGTCACCGTTCACCGTGTTTCGTCGCATCACCCTGCCGTTGATGATGCCGGGTCTGGTGGCAAGTGCCGCACTGTCCTTCCTTCTGTCCTTCGATGAGGTGGTGATCTCGCTCTTCATCACCGGACCGCGCATGACGACGCTGCCGGTGGAAATCTTCAACTATGTCGAAAGCCGCACCGACCCGATGACCGCTTCCATCTCGGTCGTGCTGATCGCGGCCACGCTGCTCATCATCTTCGTCATCGAACGCACACTCGGATTGTCACGCACAATCGGCAAATAA
- a CDS encoding gamma-glutamylcyclotransferase, which produces MTQNYDQPEYAAPSADLSRMALTEELVSLSLRLEVDRGPDPSRAPITDNEVDELAEQLFHEAGDNPLWVFAYGSLIWKPDFEAVDSRAGTASGWHRSFCLRLTRWRATMAQPGLMLALRPGGSCKGIAFRLSDEDRLGQLRRMIRREISSIDDAYSIRWVSIDTENGPVRALVFWAGPRGDRLSDNMPLTSVAQLLARACGHMGSCAEYLYLTVKHLEEKGIRDRNLWELQRLVAEEIISIYCGDMPTQSLKPA; this is translated from the coding sequence ATGACCCAGAATTACGATCAGCCTGAATACGCCGCGCCTTCTGCCGATCTGTCCCGTATGGCTTTGACCGAGGAGCTCGTTTCGCTGAGCCTTCGGCTTGAGGTTGATCGCGGCCCTGATCCGAGCCGGGCACCGATCACCGACAATGAGGTCGATGAACTGGCGGAACAGCTCTTTCACGAAGCAGGAGACAACCCGCTCTGGGTTTTCGCCTATGGCTCCCTGATCTGGAAGCCGGATTTCGAGGCGGTGGACTCGCGCGCCGGAACGGCGAGCGGCTGGCACCGTTCATTCTGCCTTCGGCTGACCCGCTGGCGCGCAACGATGGCCCAGCCGGGCCTTATGCTGGCGCTTCGACCGGGCGGCAGCTGCAAGGGTATTGCTTTCCGGCTGTCCGATGAGGACCGCCTTGGACAATTGCGCCGAATGATCCGGCGCGAAATCAGTTCGATTGACGATGCCTATTCCATCCGCTGGGTTTCGATCGACACCGAGAATGGGCCAGTACGTGCGCTCGTTTTCTGGGCCGGACCGCGTGGAGACAGGCTTTCGGACAACATGCCCCTGACCTCCGTGGCACAATTGCTTGCGCGCGCCTGCGGGCATATGGGCTCCTGCGCCGAATATCTCTATCTCACCGTCAAGCATCTGGAAGAAAAAGGCATCCGCGACCGCAATCTCTGGGAGTTGCAGCGCCTGGTCGCCGAAGAGATCATCAGCATTTATTGCGGGGATATGCCCACGCAGAGCCTGAAACCAGCCTGA
- a CDS encoding extracellular solute-binding protein has translation MARSINRKSAFLASLALSVSAMTVFAANAAEITVMGYRGAFQDNYVKAVIEPFQKEHPDIKVTYYGVQNAATSLGNMRAQKSSPQTDAVIYDLSVAKIADEEGLVEKLDPASLKNYADVADLGKELAGAAIPITYDTLSLLYNNDAFAQGAPDSWEALWDKQQSGKVIIPAQGGGDIQAILLTIIANRLAGEDDYTKTVKPGVDKLVELAPAVQTWEPKPDAYTLVANGTATLSIGYNARAQFYFDQTGGKLQSVGPKEGTAAQVNVISAIANGKNMDATKTFIDYAISPETQARFAEIMFYAPSNMKADVNDETKKRIPYMDAAQREKLIPVNWMTIGDMRDKLLNPWRRQIIPAGR, from the coding sequence ATGGCACGTTCGATCAACAGAAAATCGGCTTTTCTGGCAAGTTTAGCGTTGAGTGTTTCGGCAATGACTGTTTTCGCAGCCAATGCTGCTGAAATCACGGTGATGGGTTATCGCGGTGCATTCCAGGATAATTACGTCAAGGCCGTCATCGAACCATTCCAGAAGGAACATCCCGACATCAAGGTCACCTATTACGGTGTGCAGAATGCAGCGACATCGCTCGGCAACATGCGCGCCCAGAAGTCCTCTCCCCAGACGGATGCGGTCATCTATGACCTTTCGGTCGCCAAGATCGCCGATGAGGAAGGGCTGGTCGAGAAGCTCGATCCGGCATCGCTCAAAAATTATGCGGATGTCGCCGACCTCGGCAAGGAACTCGCAGGCGCTGCAATTCCGATCACATATGACACGCTTTCGCTTCTTTATAACAACGATGCATTTGCGCAAGGTGCACCGGATAGCTGGGAAGCGCTCTGGGACAAGCAGCAAAGCGGCAAGGTTATCATTCCGGCACAGGGCGGCGGCGATATTCAAGCCATCCTGCTTACGATCATCGCGAACCGTCTCGCTGGTGAAGACGACTATACGAAGACTGTGAAGCCGGGCGTCGACAAGCTGGTGGAGCTGGCGCCTGCCGTGCAGACGTGGGAACCGAAGCCCGATGCCTATACGCTGGTTGCAAACGGCACCGCAACCTTGTCCATCGGCTATAATGCCCGCGCCCAGTTCTACTTTGACCAGACCGGCGGAAAGCTTCAGTCGGTAGGCCCGAAGGAAGGCACGGCTGCGCAAGTGAATGTCATCAGTGCGATTGCCAACGGCAAGAACATGGATGCAACCAAGACATTCATCGACTATGCGATAAGCCCCGAGACGCAGGCCCGGTTCGCCGAGATCATGTTCTATGCGCCATCGAACATGAAAGCGGACGTGAACGACGAAACGAAGAAGCGCATTCCGTACATGGATGCGGCTCAACGCGAAAAGCTCATTCCGGTCAACTGGATGACCATTGGCGATATGCGCGACAAGCTGCTCAATCCCTGGCGTCGCCAGATCATTCCGGCTGGTCGTTAA
- a CDS encoding sulfite exporter TauE/SafE family protein has product MLALWLFIAAFGASALGGVLGMASGIFIVPALTLFFGVDIHVAIGASIVSVIACSCGSAAPLLKRRLTNVRLAVVLETATTLGALTGVFLIGIVSTSVLYGLFAAILVLSAKQMLVRRRDEIGATMPDAKSLATSLRLNSSFPDHISGQEVHYRVGHVPLGMALMYGAGLVSALLGIGSGVLKIPAMDTALKLPIKVSSATSNFMIGVTAAASASAYFVRGDIDIGITGPIALGSVIGALVGARLLMSLPAEKLRIFFVVVLLVLAVQMLLSAFGIEISGGLK; this is encoded by the coding sequence ATGTTGGCTTTATGGCTGTTCATAGCGGCTTTCGGGGCAAGCGCGCTCGGTGGCGTGCTGGGCATGGCAAGCGGCATCTTCATCGTGCCAGCGCTTACGCTGTTTTTCGGCGTGGATATTCATGTCGCTATCGGGGCGAGTATTGTTTCGGTTATCGCCTGTTCTTGCGGCAGCGCGGCTCCGCTTTTGAAGCGACGGCTGACCAATGTCCGGCTTGCGGTCGTTCTTGAGACGGCAACCACGCTTGGCGCGCTGACCGGCGTGTTTCTGATCGGAATCGTTTCGACTTCGGTTCTATATGGTTTGTTCGCAGCCATTCTGGTGCTTTCTGCAAAGCAGATGCTGGTACGGCGGCGCGACGAAATCGGCGCAACGATGCCGGATGCGAAGAGCCTCGCAACAAGCCTGCGACTGAATTCCAGCTTTCCCGATCACATATCCGGGCAGGAGGTGCACTATCGCGTCGGCCATGTTCCGCTGGGCATGGCGCTGATGTATGGGGCGGGACTGGTCTCGGCCCTTCTGGGGATAGGCTCGGGTGTTTTGAAAATCCCGGCGATGGACACCGCCTTGAAACTTCCTATCAAGGTCTCGTCCGCCACCTCCAATTTCATGATCGGCGTGACGGCTGCTGCAAGCGCAAGCGCGTATTTTGTTCGCGGTGACATCGATATCGGGATCACGGGACCGATTGCGCTTGGTTCGGTCATCGGTGCGCTGGTCGGCGCCCGCCTGCTGATGAGCCTTCCGGCGGAAAAACTGCGCATCTTCTTTGTCGTGGTTCTCCTTGTTCTCGCGGTCCAGATGCTTCTGAGCGCTTTCGGTATAGAGATCTCTGGAGGCTTAAAATGA
- a CDS encoding NUDIX domain-containing protein — protein MANQSWPTPWRSFRVNSTVCCDGKALTLACKRERQVLTGGWMSEIKTLGSRRVYENRWMKVREDRIVYPDGSESIYGVVEKNDAAMIFAMDDEDGVYLVEQFRYPVGRRFWELPQGAWQEQENVDPLTLARGELREETGLTAEEMVYLGETYEAYGFAANKCHIFLATGLKMGKPNLDAEEQGLICRRFPIGEAVEMILRGDIKDASTIAAFGLLRLKGII, from the coding sequence GTGGCCAATCAATCATGGCCGACACCTTGGCGCAGTTTTCGCGTCAACTCAACCGTCTGTTGCGATGGGAAAGCCTTAACGCTAGCCTGTAAAAGAGAGCGGCAGGTTTTGACCGGAGGCTGGATGTCGGAAATAAAAACACTGGGATCCAGACGGGTCTACGAAAATCGTTGGATGAAGGTTCGCGAGGACCGCATTGTTTATCCGGACGGCAGCGAAAGCATTTATGGCGTTGTCGAGAAAAACGATGCCGCAATGATTTTCGCAATGGATGACGAAGACGGCGTCTATTTAGTGGAACAGTTCCGCTATCCCGTCGGGCGCCGCTTCTGGGAACTGCCGCAAGGGGCCTGGCAGGAGCAGGAGAACGTCGATCCGCTCACTTTGGCTCGCGGAGAACTGCGAGAGGAAACCGGGCTGACCGCTGAGGAAATGGTCTATCTCGGAGAGACTTACGAAGCCTACGGCTTTGCGGCTAACAAGTGCCATATCTTTCTCGCTACAGGGCTGAAAATGGGAAAGCCCAACCTCGATGCCGAAGAGCAGGGGCTCATCTGCCGCCGCTTTCCTATCGGGGAAGCCGTCGAGATGATCCTTCGTGGCGATATCAAAGATGCGAGTACTATTGCCGCCTTCGGGCTTCTGCGCCTGAAAGGGATTATCTGA
- a CDS encoding DUF1634 domain-containing protein produces MKVTADAGRRDKIIAALLWYGTWFASALIAVGVVMTSIEPTSLALNGYDIVKAGIAVFILLPIIRVALTMYLFLRERDYVYTVIAATVLLIIATGIVADFR; encoded by the coding sequence ATGAAAGTTACCGCAGACGCCGGACGACGGGACAAAATCATTGCAGCGCTTCTTTGGTATGGCACATGGTTCGCTTCTGCCTTGATCGCGGTCGGAGTCGTTATGACTTCTATTGAACCGACGTCGCTTGCACTGAACGGCTATGACATCGTGAAAGCTGGCATTGCGGTATTCATTCTCCTGCCGATCATCCGGGTCGCGCTGACGATGTATCTTTTTCTGCGCGAGCGTGATTACGTCTACACCGTCATTGCCGCAACGGTTCTGCTGATTATCGCAACCGGCATCGTCGCGGACTTTCGCTAA